Genomic DNA from Paenibacillus borealis:
GATACTCGGAGGTGATATTTTTTACAGTTGAAAGCTCGTCTAATCTGGAGTAGTTTTCGTAATCTTTCTGTCCAGTGTAACTCCAGGCATATTTTCTAAACCCGGGAAATTTATCCCGTGCTACAGTATCAAAGTCATATACACCATTCAATAACAGTAAGCCTTTCACGTTTGCAGCCGGTATATCCAAATTTACTCCGACTTGCTGTTCAAGTGCGGGATTGGTAATCATCGCTCCCAGCTGACTTGATATTTGCGCACCCGCTGAGTTACCGCCTATAAAGAGCTTTGCAGGATCTGCATTATATTCCTCAGCATGAGTCTGCAGATAATGGATTGCTGCTGCAGCCTGCTGTATGGGAGCCGGATATCTGTACTCAGGAGCGAGCGAATAATCCAGGGAAGCCACAACATATCCTTCTGACGCTAGAAGTTTCGAGAATGATCCTACTTGTTTCGCATTCCCTGCGGTCCAGCCGCCACCATGTATGAATAAAATCAGGGGCTTAGGCGTGTCTGATTCAGCACCAGAGGTATACAGGGTTATTTGAGCATCGGGTAAACCCTCGACAGGAATACTGATTAAGTCACTAACTTCAACATCCTTGATTTGTTCAGCATACGGACCCGCATTTACAGCATTCTCCTGGGTGCTAATTAATGCTCTGAAAATGGCTACAAAAGGACGGGGTGTGAGCTGGTTCACAACGATAATTGCGATAATCAGGAAAGCGATAATACTTAGTGTTATTCCGGTTTTCCTGCCGATCCTGAATTTTTGAATTGATTTGTTCATGGTTCCCTCCTAATGAGCTTTCTTTGGGTCGAACCTGATTTTAAAAGAAACACTAATCGTTGTGAAGGAAATATCAGCCCTTCGGAATCTTCCGGTAGCTTGAAGGGGAGACCCCCGATATCTTCTTGAAGAGCCGGGAGAAATAATAAGGATCATGGATACCCACAGCTGAGCTGACCTCTTTGATGCTCAGTTCAGTAAGATCCAGAAGATGGCCGGCCCGCTGAATTTTGAGCCGCAGGAAATATTCGATCGGAGCGATTCCGGTTTCAGCATTAAACAGATAGATCAGATGCTGCTTCGATACCCCTACATGATTAGCCAGTTCGATAAGTGAAATGGAGCCGTTCATATGTCCATTCATATATTGAGTCGCCTGCTCCAGATAAGTTTCACGTTTCTTCTCCTGTGCAGATTTCCCGGCATTTAAGCCAATTCCGGAGAGCAGCTGCCTTACGGTCTGCGCAACATGTACATGTGTAGTTAGCGCATAAGTCCGCTCGGCCAGCATTTCAAAGGCAGGGACGAACCATTCAATTAAACGGGCTTTACCGCTTGGTGATAATGAGAGGGGAGCATTAGATAAACCGAACAGCTGCACTAGTCTATTCGCGTGGCTGCCTTTGAAATGAAACCAGTAGATGCTCCAGGGGTTCTCCTGCATTGCGCCATAACGGTGTGCGGTTTCAGGGGGGATAATCATCATATCTCCCTGCTGCAGGTTCATTCGTTCTCCATGATTCAGCTCAACCCAACCCTCTCCTGCTTCACAAAAAATGAATATATGCGATGGACTGCCTTCGGGGCGTTCCCTGTAATGATACTGGGCATTGGGGAAGTAGCCGATATCCGTAATAAATAAGGAAGACGTCAGCTCCTCCTGCTCCAGTTCCTTCATCCAGTATTCCGGAAGTACATATAATTTCTCCTCAACAAACCCTTCAGGCTTGCGAATATGGTCATGACTCATTTTGGTACCCTCCCCCTGTTAAGAAAATATATAGAAGAACTAAGCAATCAACGAAAAGCGAATAAGAACGGAGGGGAAATTTGGAACTGTAGGAGCGGTAGCGTCCGCCTTTGTCACCGGATTTCAACCGCGAACAGCGGCAATAATCAAGAAATCTGGTGACAACAGCGGCCGGAAGTCCAAATGTTCACCGCAGTGACGAACACGCTTTAAGTTTAATGCTTTTAGGATTCTCATATATTTTCGAATAAGAATATAATCCATCACTTCCCGCATTTCGTCAATTGGAACCTTCCCCGGCAGACGCTAAAGTATAACTATCAAGACTAGGGAGGCAGTTTAAGCATGAAGCAAGAAGCTGTAGAGAATACATTCGAGGCGTCTCCAGCCGGATCTGGCCAAATCCAAGTTCAGGTATGGGAGACCAGCGTGTTGATTCCAACCTATGAAGCGGGTGAGGCGGACCCCAATCCTATGTTTCTGGAGAAACGGGTCTATCAGGGAAGCTCCGGCCGTGTGTATCCGCATCCGGTCATCGAGAGCATCTCGGATGTGAAGCATGATAAGAATTACAAACTGGTTATTCTGGAGAATGAATATGTCCGCATTGAGATCATGCCGGAAATCGGCGGCAGAATCTACCGGGCGCTCGACAAAACGAACAATTACGATTTCGTCTATTATAACCGGGTCATCAAGCCGGCACTCGTAGGTCTGGCGGGACCCTGGATCTCCGGGGGCATTGAATTCAACTGGCCGCAGCATCACCGCCCGAATACATTCGGTCCTGTTGAATACAAATACGAAGCAACAGATAATGGAAGCGCTACAGTGTGGGTGAGTGAAATTGACCGGATGTACGGTACGAAGGTTACCGCTGGCTTCAAGCTGTATCCGGGTAAGGCATATCTGGAAATCAATGCTCAATTGTACAACCGGACACCTGAGCCGCAGACCTTCCTGTGGTGGGCAAATCCGGCCGTAGCAGTTAACGATCATACTCAATCCGTGTTTCCCCCGGATGTAACAGCGGTATTTGACCATGGAAAGCGCGATGTATCCCGCTTTCCTATCGCTACCGGAACCTATTACAAACAGGATTATTCGGAAGGCGTCGATATCTCACGCTATAAGAACATTCCGGTTCCGACTTCGTATATGGCTTATAAATCGGATTATAACTTCGTCGGCGGCTATGATCACGGCGTAGAAGCCGGTCTGCTGCATGTGGCGAATCATCATATCTCTCCCGGCAAGAAGCAATGGACCTGGGGGAACGGAGAGTTCGGTAAGGCCTGGGACCGTCAATTGACGGATGAAGACGGCCCGTACATTGAACTCATGACGGGTGTATACACAGACAACCAGCCTGACTTCACCTGGCTGCAGCCCTACGAGGAGAAGAACTTCACCCAGTATTTCATGCCTTACAAGAACATTGGTGTCGTGAAGAATGCTTCCATTGAGGCAGCCGTCAATCTGGAGGTTGATGCGGATGCCGGTCAGGCAGTAATCAAAGTGTATGCGACTTCTGTACTTGAGCAGGCAGTCGTGGAACTGAGCGGAGCAGCCGGCCGGTATCTGCAGGAAACGGTGAAGTTGTCCCCTGTGGATGTTTTCCAGACCGTTGTATCGCTTAGCAGCGGGGAGCAGGAGCATAATTTGAAGCTGTCTGTGCGAAATAGGAAGGGCAGAGTGCTGATCTCCTATCAGCCGAAACGTCCGGATATTGAGCGTGTTCCTGAAGCTGCCAAACCACTGGCAGCGCCTGAAGAACTGCGTTCGACAGAGGAGCTGTATCTGGCGGGTCTGCACCTGGAGCAATACCGGCATGCTACGTTTGAACCTGAAGCTTACTATCTGGAAGGCTTGAAACGGGACAGCGGGGATATCCGGCTGAATGTAGCTTATGGAACCTTACTGCTCCGCCGCGGACTTTACAAGGACAGTGAGCAGCATTTCCGCAAAGCGATCGAGCGGTTGACCTGGCGCAACCCTAACCCGTATGACAGCGAGGCTTACTATCAGCTGGGAGTAGCGCTTCGCGGCCAACACCGTCTGGACGAAGCCTTTACAGCGTTCCACAAGGCGGTATGGTCGGCAGCCTGGCAGGATGCCGGGTACTTCTCTCTGGCGCAAATATCCAGCCACAAGGGAGAGTACGCGGAAGCGCTTGGCCAGGCGGAACGTTCGCTGATCCGCAATTCACGCAATTACAAAGCGCGTAACCTGAAGACTGCGATGCTGCGTAAGCTTGGCCAGCTGGATGCAGCCAAGAGCTACGCGATGGAGACCCTTGAACAGGATATCGCTGATTTCGGAGCCTATAACGAGCTGGCGCTGGCACTTCGTGCTCTGGAAGATACTGCTGCTGCAGAAAAGGTTCTGGCCGAACTGCATCTGCTTATGCGCAGTGACGCACACAACTATCTCAATCTGATCTCAGACTATATGGACAGCGGCCTGCTGCTAGAAGCAATTGAGATTGGCGAAAGAGCTGTTCCTGCCGGAAGCTCCGTGTATCCGGTGCTGCATTACGCTCTTGGAGAGCTGTATGCACGTACGGGTCAGCTTCAGAAGGCGGAAGAGCAGCGCCGTGCCGGCCAGTCCGCTGATCCGGCCTATTGCTTCCCTAACACTTTGTTCGAGCTGACACTGCTGGAGAGTACCGTCGGGGCCAGTCCGGAAGATGATAAGGCGCACTATTATCTGGGCAACTTCTTTTATGATAAGAAACGTTACGGGGAGGCCATCGCAAGCTGGGAGCGTTCACGGGAGCTTCGCAAAGATTATGCAACGGTTCACCGTAACCTCGGACTGGCCTATTTCAATAAACAGGGTAATCCGCGGGCGGCCATGACTTCGCTTGAGCAAGCATACGCCTGCTCACCGGAAGATGTGCGGATATTGTTTGAACTGGACCAGCTCCGCAAGAAGCTGGCCTGGACCTCAGCGGAGCGCCTCACCATTCTTGAAACGAAGCGCGGCCAGGTGGAGCGGCGGGATGATCTTTTCGTTGAATATGTTACGCTGCTTAACAATCTTGAACGGTATGATGAAGCTCTCGCAGCCTTAAGCTCACGGAATTTCCACCCTTGGGAAGGCGGGGAAGGCAAAGTAACCGGACAATACAGACTCGCCCATACGGAGCTTGGCAAAAAGCATCTGCAGGCTGGAAATTACGGGGAGGCGATTGCCCACTTCAAGCAAGGTCTGGTCTATCCGCTGAATCTGGGTGAAGGCAAGCTGGAAGGTGCTCAAGAGAATAATATTTACTATCATCTCGGCATGGCTTACGAAGCTCTGCAGCAGGAACAAGAAGCCATCAACAGTTACACTATAGCTTCAGAAGGCCTGGCTGAGCCGACAAGTGCGATGTTCTACAATGATCAGCCGCCGGAAATGATCTTCTACCAAGGGCTGGCCTGGCTGAAGCTGCATAACGATAAAGAAGCGAAACGCCGCTTCAACAAACTGATTGATTATGCCGAGCAGCATATTTTCGATGAGATCAGAATGGATTACTTTGCCGTATCGCTGCCGGACTTC
This window encodes:
- a CDS encoding alpha/beta hydrolase; the protein is MNKSIQKFRIGRKTGITLSIIAFLIIAIIVVNQLTPRPFVAIFRALISTQENAVNAGPYAEQIKDVEVSDLISIPVEGLPDAQITLYTSGAESDTPKPLILFIHGGGWTAGNAKQVGSFSKLLASEGYVVASLDYSLAPEYRYPAPIQQAAAAIHYLQTHAEEYNADPAKLFIGGNSAGAQISSQLGAMITNPALEQQVGVNLDIPAANVKGLLLLNGVYDFDTVARDKFPGFRKYAWSYTGQKDYENYSRLDELSTVKNITSEYPPSYITAGDADPLEPQTYEMDAILRAHGVDVTSVYWTGSGNKLPHDYIYQLDKEPAQTAYEEVVKFLNDKSQQ
- a CDS encoding AraC family transcriptional regulator, whose protein sequence is MSHDHIRKPEGFVEEKLYVLPEYWMKELEQEELTSSLFITDIGYFPNAQYHYRERPEGSPSHIFIFCEAGEGWVELNHGERMNLQQGDMMIIPPETAHRYGAMQENPWSIYWFHFKGSHANRLVQLFGLSNAPLSLSPSGKARLIEWFVPAFEMLAERTYALTTHVHVAQTVRQLLSGIGLNAGKSAQEKKRETYLEQATQYMNGHMNGSISLIELANHVGVSKQHLIYLFNAETGIAPIEYFLRLKIQRAGHLLDLTELSIKEVSSAVGIHDPYYFSRLFKKISGVSPSSYRKIPKG
- a CDS encoding DUF5107 domain-containing protein, whose protein sequence is MKQEAVENTFEASPAGSGQIQVQVWETSVLIPTYEAGEADPNPMFLEKRVYQGSSGRVYPHPVIESISDVKHDKNYKLVILENEYVRIEIMPEIGGRIYRALDKTNNYDFVYYNRVIKPALVGLAGPWISGGIEFNWPQHHRPNTFGPVEYKYEATDNGSATVWVSEIDRMYGTKVTAGFKLYPGKAYLEINAQLYNRTPEPQTFLWWANPAVAVNDHTQSVFPPDVTAVFDHGKRDVSRFPIATGTYYKQDYSEGVDISRYKNIPVPTSYMAYKSDYNFVGGYDHGVEAGLLHVANHHISPGKKQWTWGNGEFGKAWDRQLTDEDGPYIELMTGVYTDNQPDFTWLQPYEEKNFTQYFMPYKNIGVVKNASIEAAVNLEVDADAGQAVIKVYATSVLEQAVVELSGAAGRYLQETVKLSPVDVFQTVVSLSSGEQEHNLKLSVRNRKGRVLISYQPKRPDIERVPEAAKPLAAPEELRSTEELYLAGLHLEQYRHATFEPEAYYLEGLKRDSGDIRLNVAYGTLLLRRGLYKDSEQHFRKAIERLTWRNPNPYDSEAYYQLGVALRGQHRLDEAFTAFHKAVWSAAWQDAGYFSLAQISSHKGEYAEALGQAERSLIRNSRNYKARNLKTAMLRKLGQLDAAKSYAMETLEQDIADFGAYNELALALRALEDTAAAEKVLAELHLLMRSDAHNYLNLISDYMDSGLLLEAIEIGERAVPAGSSVYPVLHYALGELYARTGQLQKAEEQRRAGQSADPAYCFPNTLFELTLLESTVGASPEDDKAHYYLGNFFYDKKRYGEAIASWERSRELRKDYATVHRNLGLAYFNKQGNPRAAMTSLEQAYACSPEDVRILFELDQLRKKLAWTSAERLTILETKRGQVERRDDLFVEYVTLLNNLERYDEALAALSSRNFHPWEGGEGKVTGQYRLAHTELGKKHLQAGNYGEAIAHFKQGLVYPLNLGEGKLEGAQENNIYYHLGMAYEALQQEQEAINSYTIASEGLAEPTSAMFYNDQPPEMIFYQGLAWLKLHNDKEAKRRFNKLIDYAEQHIFDEIRMDYFAVSLPDFLVFEDDLNRRNVIHCRYMRGLGLLGLGRTTEAAEELETALSMESNHQGAIIHRRFCGGAEVN